The following are encoded in a window of Pseudalgibacter alginicilyticus genomic DNA:
- a CDS encoding alpha-isopropylmalate synthase regulatory domain-containing protein translates to MSKKKIEIMDTTLRDGEQTSGVSFSASEKLTIAKLLLEELKVDRIEIASARVSEGEFQAVKDVTNWALENNYLDKVEVLTFVDKGVSIDWMLKAGAKVQNLLTKGSLNHLTYQLKKTSNQHFKEISEAILLAKKNDIETNIYLEDWSNGMRNSKAYVFEFLEFLKTQNIKRIMLPDTLGVLTPEESYNFLKEIKDKYPNLHFDFHAHNDYDLGVANVIAGVKAGADGLHLTVNGMGERAGNAPMASTVAVINDFMPEIEIGVNEKVLYTVSKLVENFSGVMIPANKPIIGANVFTQTAGIHADGDNKKNLYFSNLLPERFGRTRKYALGKASGKANIQKNLQELGLQLDDEDLKKVTKRIIELGDKKQVLSKEDLPYIISDVLDYTYDEKVKVNSYVLTHAKGLKPTTSVSITINDETFEENCQGDGQFDAFMNAIRNVFKSKKMILPDLIDYAVRIPPGSRSDALCETIITWKNGEKQFKTRGLDSDQTVSAIKATEKMLNIIIN, encoded by the coding sequence ATGAGTAAAAAGAAAATAGAGATCATGGATACGACATTGCGTGATGGTGAACAAACCTCAGGTGTGTCGTTTTCAGCTTCTGAAAAACTAACAATAGCTAAACTTTTATTAGAAGAACTTAAAGTAGATCGCATAGAAATTGCTTCTGCCAGAGTTTCTGAAGGAGAATTTCAAGCAGTTAAAGATGTTACAAATTGGGCTTTAGAAAACAACTATTTAGATAAAGTAGAAGTGCTAACTTTTGTTGATAAAGGCGTATCTATCGATTGGATGTTAAAGGCAGGTGCCAAAGTTCAAAACTTACTAACCAAAGGCTCATTAAATCATTTAACTTACCAGTTAAAAAAAACATCTAATCAGCACTTTAAAGAAATATCGGAAGCTATTTTATTAGCGAAAAAGAATGACATTGAAACCAATATCTATTTAGAAGATTGGAGCAATGGAATGCGCAATTCTAAAGCTTATGTTTTTGAGTTTTTAGAGTTTTTGAAAACACAAAATATTAAGCGCATTATGCTTCCTGACACTTTAGGTGTTTTAACACCTGAAGAATCTTATAATTTTTTAAAAGAAATCAAAGATAAATATCCTAACCTGCATTTTGATTTTCATGCTCACAATGATTATGATTTAGGGGTGGCTAATGTAATTGCAGGTGTAAAAGCTGGAGCAGATGGTTTACACTTAACTGTGAATGGTATGGGTGAGCGTGCTGGAAATGCACCAATGGCAAGTACTGTGGCAGTAATTAATGATTTTATGCCTGAAATTGAAATAGGTGTCAATGAAAAGGTTTTGTATACAGTTAGCAAATTGGTTGAAAATTTTTCAGGCGTAATGATTCCCGCAAATAAACCCATTATTGGAGCCAATGTATTTACACAAACGGCAGGAATTCATGCTGATGGCGACAATAAAAAAAATCTATATTTCAGTAATCTTTTACCTGAACGTTTTGGAAGAACCCGTAAATATGCCTTAGGTAAAGCATCAGGGAAAGCTAATATTCAAAAAAATTTACAAGAATTAGGACTTCAACTTGATGATGAGGATTTAAAAAAGGTTACCAAACGCATCATTGAGTTAGGAGATAAAAAACAGGTATTATCTAAAGAAGATTTACCTTATATTATTTCAGATGTATTAGATTATACCTATGATGAAAAGGTAAAAGTTAATTCTTACGTGTTAACACATGCTAAGGGACTAAAACCAACCACTTCTGTTTCTATTACTATTAACGATGAAACTTTTGAGGAAAACTGTCAAGGTGATGGTCAGTTTGATGCTTTTATGAATGCTATTAGAAATGTATTTAAAAGTAAAAAAATGATATTACCTGATTTGATAGATTATGCCGTTAGAATTCCGCCTGGTAGTCGTTCAGATGCCTTGTGTGAAACAATTATTACTTGGAAAAACGGCGAAAAACAATTTAAAACACGTGGATTGGATTCTGATCAAACAGTTTCAGCGATAAAAGCCACTGAAAAAATGCTGAATATTATTATTAATTAA
- a CDS encoding right-handed parallel beta-helix repeat-containing protein: MTIYAIKKLTVLCSAVFFVFSCLEDSDDSDIYVKTPLSATDSNNPNPFSGAMQAIDRMPYSEIPTSKYCIELERWDIPNNNSNPVKTTDNLQLAIDWAVSEGYGQICLPEGHYLIGKYGNDIYQGGLVLKSNMALLLDENAIIEMAPNNKWNYCAIAVRGQSHVVISGGTILGDRDNHENTPRESDGSTSHDEGHLICIEGESQFVTVENVILGKANGDGILMVGSPKTESEQKLKNITIRRNNFSDNRRQGISLVGSSEVLIEDNEIHHTEGVSPQFGIDLEGAGRLNQNITIKNNYFHHNRGGDIVNTDGKNILFENNILTQGEDSEYIDGPIVYWKNADWTIRNNSITMRTVSVNNWNGIIMYSNANDKTNPATTYIYGNTLNNCGMYMYKGADLEIRDNIMANGHLAFKEMTNLTLKNNHVTHENTCWAYRFLEVSGTASGNTYNGEAFNIPLQPNTSWNGCWIN, encoded by the coding sequence ATGACAATCTACGCTATAAAAAAATTGACAGTACTATGTAGTGCTGTTTTTTTTGTTTTTTCATGTTTAGAAGATTCTGATGATTCAGACATTTATGTCAAGACACCTTTAAGTGCTACCGATTCTAATAATCCGAATCCTTTTTCTGGAGCAATGCAAGCTATAGATAGGATGCCTTACAGTGAGATTCCTACTTCAAAATATTGCATAGAATTAGAGAGGTGGGATATTCCTAATAACAATTCAAATCCCGTTAAAACAACAGATAATCTTCAACTCGCTATAGATTGGGCTGTTTCAGAGGGCTATGGACAAATTTGTCTTCCCGAAGGACATTATTTAATTGGTAAATATGGAAATGATATATATCAAGGAGGCCTTGTTCTTAAAAGCAATATGGCTTTGTTGCTAGATGAAAATGCTATTATAGAGATGGCTCCAAATAATAAATGGAACTATTGTGCTATAGCGGTACGTGGGCAATCTCATGTTGTTATTTCTGGGGGTACCATTCTTGGAGATAGAGATAATCATGAAAATACACCTCGAGAGAGTGACGGTTCAACCTCTCACGATGAAGGTCATTTAATCTGTATAGAAGGTGAAAGTCAATTTGTAACAGTAGAAAATGTGATTTTAGGAAAAGCTAACGGCGATGGTATTTTAATGGTTGGTAGTCCTAAAACAGAAAGTGAACAAAAACTTAAAAATATCACGATTAGACGCAATAACTTTTCGGACAATAGAAGGCAAGGAATTTCATTAGTTGGCAGCTCTGAGGTACTGATTGAAGATAATGAAATTCATCATACTGAAGGAGTGTCACCTCAATTTGGAATTGATCTAGAAGGTGCAGGACGCTTAAACCAAAATATAACCATTAAAAATAATTACTTTCATCATAACAGAGGTGGAGATATTGTAAATACTGATGGTAAAAATATTCTATTCGAAAATAATATTTTAACTCAAGGTGAAGATAGCGAATACATTGACGGTCCGATTGTTTACTGGAAAAATGCAGATTGGACGATAAGAAACAATAGCATAACCATGCGCACTGTTTCTGTTAACAACTGGAATGGCATCATTATGTATTCCAACGCTAACGATAAAACAAATCCCGCAACTACCTATATATATGGAAACACATTAAACAATTGTGGTATGTATATGTACAAAGGAGCAGATTTAGAAATTAGAGATAACATCATGGCTAATGGACATTTGGCATTTAAAGAAATGACAAATCTAACATTAAAAAACAATCATGTTACCCATGAAAATACATGTTGGGCTTATCGCTTTTTAGAAGTAAGTGGAACGGCTTCAGGAAATACTTATAACGGTGAAGCCTTTAATATTCCATTACAGCCCAATACTTCATGGAATGGCTGTTGGATAAACTAA
- the hisIE gene encoding bifunctional phosphoribosyl-AMP cyclohydrolase/phosphoribosyl-ATP diphosphatase HisIE, with amino-acid sequence MTIKYDTNGLVPAIIQDAITKNVLMLGYMNEAAYNKTLETKKVTFFSRSKQRLWTKGEESGNFLNLVDIKNDCDNDSLLIQVNPVGPTCHKGTDNCWGEENNSNYGFFSTLENVISERVANKDTSKSYVASLFSKGINKVAQKVGEEAVETVIEAMDNNDELFLYESADLLFHYLMLLQAKGFTLKDIEKELKGRHK; translated from the coding sequence ATGACTATTAAATACGATACAAACGGATTGGTTCCTGCAATCATTCAAGATGCCATTACCAAAAATGTTTTGATGCTCGGTTATATGAATGAAGCCGCTTACAACAAAACACTGGAAACAAAAAAGGTTACCTTTTTTAGCAGAAGCAAACAGCGATTATGGACTAAAGGAGAAGAAAGCGGTAATTTTTTGAATCTTGTTGATATAAAAAATGATTGTGATAATGATAGCTTATTGATTCAAGTAAATCCAGTAGGACCAACTTGCCATAAAGGAACGGACAACTGTTGGGGTGAAGAAAACAACTCAAATTATGGGTTCTTTTCAACGTTAGAAAATGTAATTTCAGAACGTGTTGCCAATAAAGACACTAGCAAATCATATGTGGCGAGTCTCTTTTCAAAAGGCATAAATAAAGTAGCTCAAAAAGTAGGCGAGGAGGCTGTTGAGACGGTTATCGAAGCCATGGACAACAACGATGAATTATTTTTGTATGAATCAGCAGATTTGCTATTTCATTATTTAATGCTATTACAAGCCAAAGGTTTTACTTTAAAGGATATTGAAAAAGAATTAAAAGGAAGACATAAGTAA
- the hisF gene encoding imidazole glycerol phosphate synthase subunit HisF, with the protein MLTKRIIPCLDVKNGRTVKGVNFVDLRDAGDPVELAKQYADIGADELVFLDISATLEGRATMLDMVLHVAEQVNIPFTVGGGISSIEDVDALLKCGADKVSINSSAVKRPELINELSEKFGSQCIVVAIDAKQIDGQWKVHLAGGSIPTDIDLFEWAKEVEERGAGEILFTSMDHDGTKNGFANNALAKLSKLINIPIIASGGAGNVQHFVNTFKEGKADAALAASVFHFGEIPIPKLKQELKNNNIEIRL; encoded by the coding sequence ATGTTAACAAAACGAATCATTCCTTGTTTAGATGTAAAAAATGGACGTACCGTAAAAGGTGTTAATTTTGTAGACTTAAGAGATGCAGGAGACCCCGTGGAATTAGCAAAGCAATATGCTGATATTGGAGCAGATGAGTTGGTGTTTTTAGACATATCAGCCACACTTGAAGGAAGAGCAACCATGTTAGATATGGTGTTGCATGTGGCAGAACAGGTTAATATTCCTTTTACAGTGGGAGGTGGTATTTCATCCATAGAAGATGTGGATGCCCTTTTAAAATGTGGTGCTGATAAGGTGTCCATTAATTCTTCTGCTGTAAAACGACCCGAATTGATAAATGAGTTATCTGAAAAATTTGGAAGCCAATGTATTGTTGTGGCTATTGATGCCAAACAAATTGATGGCCAATGGAAAGTACATTTAGCTGGCGGAAGTATTCCTACAGACATCGATTTATTTGAATGGGCTAAAGAAGTTGAAGAACGAGGTGCTGGTGAAATTTTATTTACATCTATGGACCACGATGGTACAAAAAACGGTTTTGCTAACAATGCCTTAGCTAAATTATCAAAACTGATTAATATTCCAATTATAGCGTCAGGAGGCGCCGGAAATGTTCAACATTTTGTAAATACCTTTAAAGAAGGAAAAGCAGATGCTGCGTTGGCTGCTAGTGTATTTCATTTTGGAGAAATTCCTATTCCGAAACTGAAACAAGAATTAAAAAACAATAACATCGAAATACGACTTTAG
- the hisA gene encoding 1-(5-phosphoribosyl)-5-[(5-phosphoribosylamino)methylideneamino]imidazole-4-carboxamide isomerase yields the protein MRIIPAIDIIEGKCVRLTKGDYGTKKIYNESPLEVAKAFEDSGIEYLHLVDLDGAKAQHIVNYKVLEQISSKTNLKIDFGGGLKADEDLHIAFNSGAKQITGGSIAVKDQKTFEGWIAKYGASKIILGADSDAGKVSISGWMEKSKEDVIPFIKAYQKKSIRYVICTDISKDGMLEGPSVDLYKKIIAECSNSSSDQSIKLIASGGISCIDELPVLKDIGCEGVIIGKAIYEDRITLKQLEKFV from the coding sequence ATGAGAATCATACCAGCCATAGATATTATAGAAGGAAAATGTGTTCGTTTAACAAAAGGCGATTACGGAACCAAAAAGATATATAATGAAAGTCCTTTAGAAGTCGCTAAAGCTTTTGAAGATTCTGGTATTGAATATTTACATTTAGTGGATTTGGATGGCGCCAAAGCTCAGCATATTGTCAACTATAAAGTGTTGGAACAAATTTCATCTAAAACCAATTTAAAAATTGATTTTGGAGGTGGTTTAAAGGCGGACGAAGATTTACACATTGCTTTCAATTCAGGAGCCAAACAAATTACGGGTGGTAGTATTGCTGTTAAAGACCAAAAAACATTTGAAGGATGGATTGCAAAATATGGTGCTTCTAAAATTATATTAGGAGCCGATAGTGATGCCGGAAAAGTATCTATTAGCGGTTGGATGGAAAAAAGTAAAGAAGATGTTATTCCTTTTATAAAAGCCTATCAAAAGAAAAGTATCAGGTATGTTATTTGTACTGATATTTCTAAAGATGGCATGCTTGAAGGACCATCGGTAGATTTATATAAAAAAATTATTGCAGAATGTAGTAACAGCAGTAGCGACCAATCCATAAAATTAATTGCTTCAGGAGGTATTTCTTGTATTGATGAATTGCCAGTCCTAAAGGACATAGGCTGTGAAGGAGTAATCATAGGAAAAGCTATTTATGAAGATAGAATCACCTTAAAGCAATTAGAGAAATTTGTGTAG
- the hisH gene encoding imidazole glycerol phosphate synthase subunit HisH encodes MKLVIINYGAGNIKSIQFAFKRMGIDAILSNNPEEILAADKVIFPGVGEASTAMKMLKESGLDELIPKLKQPVLGICLGMQLLCEYTEEGNTKGLGIFNTKVKRFENDVKVPQMGWNVIKDLKSDLFKGIKENEYMYLVHSYYAEHCHQTIAKTDYGINYASALQHDNFYGVQFHPEKSSLAGAKILENFLAL; translated from the coding sequence ATGAAATTAGTCATTATAAATTACGGAGCTGGAAACATTAAAAGCATTCAATTTGCTTTTAAACGAATGGGAATAGATGCCATTTTATCAAATAATCCTGAAGAAATTTTAGCTGCCGATAAAGTAATATTTCCAGGGGTAGGAGAAGCAAGTACAGCCATGAAAATGCTAAAGGAAAGCGGACTGGATGAATTGATTCCAAAACTTAAACAACCTGTTTTAGGAATCTGTTTGGGCATGCAATTACTTTGCGAGTATACCGAAGAAGGCAATACAAAAGGGCTTGGTATTTTTAACACCAAGGTAAAGCGATTTGAAAATGATGTGAAAGTACCACAAATGGGATGGAACGTTATTAAAGACCTAAAATCCGATTTATTTAAAGGCATCAAAGAAAACGAGTATATGTATTTAGTGCATAGTTATTATGCTGAGCACTGCCACCAAACCATAGCTAAAACAGATTATGGAATTAATTATGCTTCAGCTTTGCAACATGATAATTTTTATGGAGTACAATTTCACCCAGAAAAGAGTAGTTTAGCAGGAGCAAAAATATTAGAGAACTTTTTAGCCCTTTAA
- the hisB gene encoding bifunctional histidinol-phosphatase/imidazoleglycerol-phosphate dehydratase HisB, protein MKKVLFIDRDGTLVLEPPVDYQLDSLEKLEFYPKVFQYMAKIANELDYELVMVTNQDGLGTDSFPENTFWPAQNKIINAFAKEGVEFQEIFIDKTFPHENAETRKPRTGLLTKYFSEDYDLANSYVLGDRITDMELAKNLGAKGIYLSEDPELGAGEIESSKQEIINSIVLTSTDWAEIYEFLKLENRVEEITRNTNETQIYIKLNLDGSGKNDIDTGLSFFDHMLDQIGRHGAMDLTVKVNGDLEVDEHHTIEDTMIALGELFNKALGSKLGIERYGFCLPMDDCLAQVAVDFGGRNWLEWDAEFKREKIGDMPTEMFYHLFKSFTDGAKCNLNIKAEGVNEHHKIEGIFKAFAKAMKMAVKRDANKMFLPSTKGML, encoded by the coding sequence ATGAAAAAAGTATTATTTATAGATAGAGACGGCACTTTGGTTTTAGAGCCGCCTGTTGATTACCAATTGGATAGTCTTGAAAAATTAGAATTCTACCCTAAAGTTTTTCAATACATGGCTAAAATTGCTAATGAATTGGATTATGAGTTGGTTATGGTTACTAACCAAGATGGCTTGGGCACCGATTCTTTTCCTGAGAATACGTTTTGGCCAGCGCAAAATAAAATCATCAATGCTTTTGCTAAAGAAGGTGTTGAATTTCAGGAAATATTTATAGATAAAACGTTTCCCCATGAAAACGCAGAAACACGCAAACCAAGAACCGGTCTGTTGACAAAATATTTTTCTGAAGATTATGATTTAGCAAATTCTTATGTGTTAGGTGATAGAATCACAGATATGGAATTGGCTAAAAACTTAGGGGCTAAAGGTATTTATTTGTCCGAAGACCCAGAATTAGGAGCTGGTGAAATTGAAAGTTCTAAGCAAGAAATTATAAATAGTATTGTACTAACAAGCACGGATTGGGCAGAAATTTATGAGTTTTTAAAACTTGAAAATAGAGTTGAAGAAATCACCCGTAATACTAATGAAACCCAGATTTATATAAAATTAAATTTAGATGGTTCGGGCAAAAATGATATTGATACAGGCTTGTCGTTTTTCGACCATATGCTTGACCAGATTGGGCGTCATGGTGCTATGGATTTAACTGTAAAAGTGAATGGTGATTTAGAAGTTGACGAACATCACACCATTGAAGATACCATGATAGCTTTAGGAGAACTTTTCAATAAAGCATTAGGCAGTAAATTAGGCATAGAACGCTATGGATTTTGTTTACCAATGGATGATTGTTTAGCACAAGTTGCCGTTGATTTTGGAGGCAGAAATTGGCTGGAATGGGACGCTGAATTTAAACGTGAAAAAATTGGTGATATGCCAACTGAAATGTTTTACCACTTATTTAAATCCTTTACCGATGGAGCTAAGTGTAATTTAAATATAAAAGCAGAAGGCGTTAATGAGCATCATAAAATAGAAGGTATTTTTAAGGCATTTGCAAAAGCTATGAAAATGGCAGTGAAACGAGATGCCAACAAAATGTTTTTACCATCAACAAAAGGAATGTTGTAA
- the hisC gene encoding histidinol-phosphate transaminase — MKQNFNISNLLRSNIKALKPYSSARDEFQGVTGNMVFLDANENPFQNGVNRYPDPQQNKVKMLLSKIKGVSTKNILLGNGSDEVLDLIFRAFCEPNQDNIITLPPTYGMYEVLANINAIDIIKVNLSDNFEPKVESVLEAVKPNSKILFLCSPNNPSGNSFKASDVEKLLNSFNGLVVIDEAYIDFSNEKSWLERLNEFPNLIITQTLSKAYGMAGIRLGICYASEEIISVLNRIKPPYNVNELTQLKAIERLEKEEEVANEIKSIIEQRTLLISKLKTIDFISEIYPTDANFVLVKVDDATKRYNQLIEKGIVIRNRTTQAGCENTLRLTVGTADENKILIDTLKSI, encoded by the coding sequence ATGAAACAAAATTTCAATATAAGCAATCTGCTTCGCTCAAATATAAAGGCATTAAAACCGTATTCTTCAGCAAGAGATGAATTTCAGGGCGTAACAGGCAATATGGTTTTTTTGGACGCCAATGAAAATCCGTTTCAAAATGGCGTTAACAGATATCCAGATCCACAACAAAATAAAGTAAAAATGTTACTCTCTAAAATCAAAGGGGTTTCTACTAAAAATATCCTTTTAGGAAATGGGAGTGACGAGGTTTTAGATTTAATATTTAGAGCATTTTGCGAGCCTAACCAAGATAATATCATAACGCTTCCGCCTACTTACGGCATGTATGAGGTGTTGGCAAATATCAATGCTATCGACATTATTAAAGTGAATCTATCAGATAACTTCGAACCAAAAGTTGAAAGTGTTTTAGAAGCCGTAAAACCAAATAGTAAAATCTTGTTTTTATGCTCACCCAACAATCCATCAGGGAATAGTTTTAAGGCTTCTGATGTTGAAAAATTATTGAACAGTTTTAATGGTTTGGTGGTTATTGACGAAGCTTATATTGATTTTTCAAATGAAAAAAGTTGGTTGGAACGCTTGAATGAATTTCCTAACCTGATAATTACGCAAACCTTATCAAAAGCCTATGGTATGGCTGGAATAAGACTTGGAATTTGTTATGCTTCTGAAGAAATTATTTCTGTTTTAAATAGAATAAAGCCGCCTTATAATGTAAATGAACTAACGCAACTTAAAGCAATTGAAAGACTTGAAAAAGAAGAGGAAGTAGCCAATGAAATCAAGTCAATTATCGAACAGCGAACACTTTTAATTTCAAAATTAAAAACCATTGATTTTATTTCAGAAATATACCCTACAGATGCTAATTTTGTTTTGGTTAAAGTTGATGATGCTACAAAGCGTTACAATCAACTTATTGAAAAAGGTATTGTAATCAGAAATAGGACCACACAAGCTGGATGTGAAAACACATTACGTTTAACAGTTGGGACCGCAGATGAAAATAAAATATTAATAGATACCTTAAAATCTATATAA
- the hisD gene encoding histidinol dehydrogenase, protein MQIINNPNKNEWSALLKRPTQTVNDIETIVNQVFSDVEKEGDKAIASYTQRFDGVELKNNVVNLSEIDNANLNVSETLQEAIKLAKQNIEVFHNAQKTDRVEIETTTGVSCWQEKRPIEKVGLYIPGGTAPLFSTVLMLAVPAQIAGCKEIVLCSPPNKAGQLAPEILFAAKLCGVTKIIKVGGIQAIAGLTFGTKTIPQVYKIFGPGNQFVTVAKQIATKHGVAIDMPAGPSELLVVADETGNASYIASDLLSQAEHGADSQVILVSTSKAMIDSVSEEIERQLSVLPRKAIAEKAITNSKLIYVESDALALDLINEYAPEHFIICCKNEDFYVNGICNAGSVFIGNYTPESAGDYASGTNHTLPTNGFSKAYSGVNLDSFMKSMTFQKITKEGLKNIGKSIELMAEAEGLQAHKNAVSIRLKDIN, encoded by the coding sequence ATGCAAATAATAAATAACCCTAATAAAAATGAGTGGTCAGCATTATTAAAAAGACCCACTCAAACGGTAAACGATATTGAAACTATCGTTAATCAGGTTTTTAGTGATGTTGAAAAAGAAGGAGATAAAGCAATTGCAAGTTATACGCAACGTTTTGACGGTGTTGAATTAAAAAACAATGTGGTAAATTTAAGTGAAATAGACAATGCTAATTTGAATGTTTCAGAAACACTTCAAGAGGCTATTAAACTTGCAAAACAAAACATTGAAGTATTTCATAACGCACAAAAAACAGATAGAGTAGAGATAGAAACGACAACAGGGGTATCCTGTTGGCAAGAAAAACGTCCAATTGAGAAAGTAGGATTATATATTCCAGGGGGTACAGCCCCTTTATTTTCAACCGTTTTAATGTTGGCCGTTCCTGCCCAAATTGCTGGTTGTAAAGAAATTGTTTTGTGTTCTCCACCAAATAAAGCGGGTCAATTAGCCCCAGAAATTTTGTTTGCTGCAAAATTATGTGGTGTTACTAAAATTATAAAAGTTGGAGGTATTCAAGCCATTGCTGGTTTAACCTTTGGAACAAAAACAATTCCCCAAGTTTATAAAATTTTCGGACCAGGAAATCAATTTGTTACGGTTGCTAAACAAATTGCAACTAAACACGGTGTAGCTATAGATATGCCTGCAGGCCCTAGTGAGTTATTGGTCGTTGCTGACGAAACAGGAAATGCATCCTATATAGCTTCTGATTTGTTAAGTCAGGCTGAACACGGAGCGGATAGTCAAGTTATTTTAGTGTCCACATCAAAAGCCATGATTGATTCTGTTTCAGAAGAAATAGAAAGGCAATTAAGTGTACTTCCTCGTAAAGCCATTGCAGAAAAAGCAATTACTAACTCTAAATTAATTTATGTTGAAAGTGATGCATTAGCACTTGATTTAATTAATGAATATGCCCCAGAGCATTTTATTATTTGCTGTAAAAACGAAGATTTTTATGTGAATGGTATTTGTAATGCAGGTTCTGTATTTATTGGTAATTACACGCCCGAAAGTGCAGGCGATTATGCTTCAGGTACCAATCATACCCTGCCAACCAATGGGTTTTCAAAAGCCTATTCTGGTGTAAACTTAGATAGTTTTATGAAAAGCATGACCTTTCAAAAAATAACTAAAGAAGGTTTAAAAAACATTGGTAAATCCATAGAATTAATGGCAGAAGCTGAAGGTTTACAAGCTCATAAAAATGCCGTTTCTATTAGACTAAAAGATATTAATTAA